In a genomic window of Trichoderma atroviride chromosome 4, complete sequence:
- a CDS encoding uncharacterized protein (EggNog:ENOG41) has translation MSSLIMAASEALKMSDASLTETETQASRTAASQSTSTPSVSGSADTCTSPSGGSSASGSGGNMMMDDLWVALPKPSQSLAPESLPDRIRRIRVDLEELAVFYSVSVSPGRHERLRRYFSDELKALFSLDFEAMSQSDKVDFLLLRNFLRRKSHWLYAQKESNKEIQRLIPFAQLITALCEARRDVDPINNERVAQQLDDIAKLVSQVKEGIENDRIKISKTAAYKASKTVTELRGHLHEFFSFYASYDPMFDWWAAAPWKAADLALSQFIPLIQSKLAGMHEGETGDIIGEPIGREALINELEAEMIVYSPEELINLAKEQFQFCEAQMKTASVELGYGDDWKKALDSVKKHFVPPGEQAGFVKQLVREGSSFVKEHDLVTVPPLAEEVSRMTMMSPEMQKVAPFFLGGPLIMVSYPTADMSHELKKMVMRGNNRHFARATAFHEMIPGHRLQLFMSERHNSHRQLFTTPFSIEGWAMYWEYVFWDRGDFFETPEDRIGTLFWRMHRCARIIFSIKFHLGQMTPQECIDMLVDWVGHERSTAEGEVRRSFNGDYGPLYQAGYMVGAVQLFELRREILKNGHLTEKEFNDAFLRANFMPIELFRALVLDLELHPDYTPNWKFYE, from the coding sequence ATGTCGAGCCTCATCATGGCCGCTTCGGAAGCCCTCAAGATGAGCGACGCCAGCCTGACGGAGACGGAGACGCAGGCGAGCcgcaccgccgccagccagtcgacgtcgacgccgtccgtcagcggcagcgccgACACCTGCACCAGCcccagcggcggcagctcagCCAGTGGAAGTGGCGGTAACATGATGATGGACGACCTCTGGGTCGCGCTGCCAAAGCCCAGCCAGAGCCTCGCGCCCGAGTCGCTGCCGGACCGCATCCGCCGCATCAGGGTCgacctggaggagctggccgTCTTCTACAGCGTGTCCGTGTCGCCGGGCCGCCACGAGCGTCTGCGCCGGTACTTTTCAGACGAGCTCAAGgccctcttcagcctcgACTTTGAGGCCATGAGCCAGTCCGACAAGGTCGactttctgctgctgcgcaacTTTCTGCGGCGCAAGTCCCACTGGCTGTACGCCCAGAAGGAGTCCAACAAGGAGATCCAGCGCCTGATCCCCTTTGCCCAGCTCATCACGGCGCTGTGCGAGGCCCGGCGCGATGTTGACCCGATCAACAACGAGCGCGTGGCCcagcagctcgacgacaTTGCCAAGCTGGTCAGCCAGGTGAAAGAAGGCATCGAGAACGACCGCATCAAAATCTCAAAGACGGCGGCCTACAAGGCGTCCAAGACGGTCACGGAGCTGCGCGGCCACCTGCACGAGTTCTTCAGCTTCTATGCATCGTACGACCCCATGTTCGACTGGTGGGCAGCCGCGCCGTGGAAGGCCGCCGACCTTGCGCTGTCGCAGTTCATCCCGCTCATCCAGTCCAAGCTGGCGGGCATGCACGAGGGCGAGACGGGCGACATCATTGGCGAGCCGATTGGCCGCGAGGCGCTCATCAACGAGCTCGAGGCCGAGATGATTGTCTACTCGCCCGAGGAGCTCATCAACCTGGCCAAGGAGCAGTTCCAGTTCTGCGAGGCCcagatgaagacggcgtCCGTCGAGCTCGGCTACGGCGACGACTGGAAGAAGGCCCTGGACTCGGTCAAGAAGCACTTTGTGCCTCCCGGCGAGCAGGCCGGCTTTGTCAAGCAGCTGGTCCGCGAGGGCTCGTCCTTTGTCAAGGAGCACGACCTCGTCACCGTCCCGCCGCTGGCAGAGGAGGTGTCGCGCATGACCATGATGAGCCCCGAGATGCAAAAGGTCGCGCCCTTTTTCCTGGGCGGGCCGCTCATCATGGTGTCGTATCCCACCGCCGACATGTCCCACgagctcaagaagatggtgatgcgCGGCAACAACAGGCACTTTGCCCGCGCAACGGCCTTCCACGAGATGATCCCCGgccaccgcctccagctcttcatgTCGGAGCGACACAACAGCCACAGACAGCTCTTCACCACGCCCTTTAGCATCGAGGGCTGGGCCATGTACTGGGAGTACGTCTTCTGGGACCGCGGCGACTTTTTCGAAACGCCAGAAGACCGCATCGGCACCCTGTTCTGGCGAATGCACCGCTGCGCCcgcatcatcttctccatcaagTTCCACCTGGGACAGATGACGCCGCAGGAGTGCATCGACATGCTGGTCGACTGGGTTGGCCACGAACGGTCCACGGCCGAGGGCGAAGTCCGACGGTCCTTCAACGGCGACTACGGCCCTCTCTACCAAGCCGGTTACATGGTCGGCGCCGTGCAGCTTTTCGAGCTGCGAAGGGAGATTCTCAAGAACGGCCACTTGACCGAGAAGGAGTTCAACGATGCCTTCCTCAGGGCCAACTTTATGCCCATTGAGCTGTTCCGAGCGCTGGTTCTAGATTTGGAGCTGCATCCCGACTACACGCCCAATTGGAAATTTTACGAATAA